From the Anopheles coustani chromosome X, idAnoCousDA_361_x.2, whole genome shotgun sequence genome, one window contains:
- the LOC131269626 gene encoding dopamine receptor 2: protein MMNNASELYWELSQLIGLSNLTFYNVSSEGVVATGTVTLAVNCCTTEPNFSNYLESLPNDRAGLLAFLFLFSFATVFGNSLVILAVIRERYLHTATNYFVTSLAVADCLVGLVVMPFSALYEVLQNTWFFGTDWCDIWRSLDVLFSTASILNLCVISLDRYWAITDPFSYPMKMTRRKAVALIAAVWICSSAISFPAIVWWRAAREGDMPPFKCTFTEHLGYLVFSSTISFYLPLLVMVFTYCRIYRAAAIQTRSLKLGTKQVLMASGELQLTLRIHRGGTTRERPNHPRLLPSAAIEQQQQQQLQLDKQPHQQPHQSQLHQQQQQQQQQQQQQHQQQHTANSTPEDPDDEPLSALQNNGLGGRHRTHMGKNFSLSRKLAKFAKEKKAAKTLGIVMGVFIVCWLPFFVVNLLSGFCMHCIAHEEIVSAVVTWLGWINSSMNPVIYACWSRDFRRAFVRILCVCCPRKIRRKYQPTMRSKASQRFASRRCYSTCSLHGIQQVRQNSCEQTYI, encoded by the exons ATGATGAATAATGCAAGCGAGCTGTACTGGGAGTTGTCGCAATTGATTGGGCTGTCGAATCTCACCTTCTACAATGTCTCTAGCGAGGGCGTCGTCGCCACCGGCACGGTGACGCTGGCGGTCAACTGCTGCACCACCGAGCCGAACTTCTCCAACTACCTGGAGTCGCTGCCGAACGACCGGGCCGGTCTGCTGGCGTTCCTGTTTCTCTTCTCGTTCGCGACCGTGTTCGGCAACTCGCTGGTGATCCTGGCGGTGATCCGCGAGCGGTACCTGCACACGGCCACCAACTACTTCGTCACGAGCCTCGCGGTGGCCGACTGCCTGGTGGGGCTGGTGGTGATGCCGTTCTCCGCGCTGTACGAGGTGCTGCAGAACACCTGGTTCTTCGGCACCGACTGGTGCGACATCTGGCGCTCGCTGGACGTGCTCTTCAGCACCGCCTCCATCCTGAATCTGTGCGTGATCTCGCTCGACCGGTACTGGGCGATCACCGATCCGTTCTCCTACCCCATGAAGATGACGCGCCGGAAGGCGGTGGCGCTGATCGCGGCCGTCTGGATCTGCTCGAGCGCCATCAGCTTCCCGGCGATCGTCTGGTGGAGGGCGGCCCGCGAGGGCGACATGCCCCCGTTCAAGTGCACGTTCACCGAACACCTCGGCTATCTGGTGTTCTCGTCGACCATCTCCTTCTACCTGccgctgctggtgatggtgttCACCTACTGTCGCATCTACCGGGCCGCCGCCATCCAGACCCGGTCGCTCAAGCTCGGCACCAAGCAGGTGCTGATGGCGTCCGGCGAGCTGCAGCTCACCCTGCGCATCCACCGAGGCGGGACCACGCGCGAACGCCCGAATCACCCTCGATTGCTACCATCTGCCGCgatcgagcagcagcagcagcagcagctacagCTAGACAAACAGCCTCA CCAGCAGCCTCATCAGTCCCAgctccatcagcagcagcagcagcagcagcagcagcagcagcaacagcaccagcaacagcataCGGCCAACTCCACGCCGGAAGATCCGGACGACGAGCCGCTGTCGGCGCTGCAGAACAACGGGCTCGGCGGACGGCACCGGACGCACATGGGCAAGAACTTCTCGCTGTCGCGCAAGCTGGCCAAGTTCGCCAAGGAGAAGAAGGCCGCCAAGACGCTCGGCATCGTGATGGGCGTGTTCATCGTTTGCTGGCTGCCGTTCTTCGTCGTCAACCTGCTGTCCGGGTTCTGCATGCACTGCATCGCGCACGAGGAGATCGTGTCCGCCGTCGTCACCTGGCTCGGCTGGATCAACTCCAGCATGAACCCGGTCATCTACGCCTGCTGGAGTCGCGACTTTCGAAG GGCTTTCGTACGTATCCTGTGCGTGTGCTGTCCGAGGAAGATAAGACGCAAGTATCAGCCGACCATGCGCTCGAAAGCGTCGCAG